One segment of Cryptomeria japonica unplaced genomic scaffold, Sugi_1.0 HiC_scaffold_282, whole genome shotgun sequence DNA contains the following:
- the LOC131870085 gene encoding paired amphipathic helix protein Sin3-like 4, translated as MKRAAEKERSEIRGPKRCRFAEGYEEMPLPTEIDAQSYLISVKEHFKDDMGKFAEFIQILDDFRSKTCDAIKVIARLKQLVKSHELLLGFNKFLPKGFEILLPSEDFLRDGHKDQHHKSRAMLGSNALPASNNEKITYKPKSEMDLSHLEQCTPRYRLIPQNFLKPVASCSTDLDAEVLNDICVSVASGTEDYRRKRQFNTYEQAILNCEDDRFELDMLIKNLEAAIERVHELLEKQHAHFRIEDHLTAMNLRCIELIYGNCGLRIIDLLLEKPDRCLPVIVKRLQQKHDEWVDCRTRFNKGWADVYTKYYQRSLDHHSSRFNQRDAKCLSHLENIMEDCCI; from the exons ATGAAGAGAGCAGCGGAGAAGGAAAGATCAGAGATTCGGGGACCAAAACG TTGTAGGTTCGCCGAAGGTTATGAAGAGATGCCTTTGCCAACAGAGATAGACGCACAATCATATCTGATTTCAGTAAAAGAGCATTTCAAAGATGATATGGGAAAATTCGCAGAGTTTATTCAAATCCTCGATGATTTTAGGTCAAAGAC ATGTGATGCGATCAAGGTTATTGCCAGATTGAAACAGCTCGTTAAGAGCCATGAACTTCTTTTAGGTTTCAATAAATTTCTCCCAAAAGGCTTCGAAATCTTGCTCCCTTCCGAAGATTTTCTACGAGACGGACACAAGGATCAACATCACAAATCAAGGGCTATGTTGGGTAGCAATGCTTTGCCAGCTTCAAACAATGAGAAAATCACATACAAACCCAAATCAGAGATGGACCTTTCTCATTTGGAACAGTGTACTCCTAGATACCGTTTGATACCACAGAAT TTCCTGAAACCCGTTGCCAGCTGTTCAACTGATCTTGACGCAGAGGTATTGAATGATATTTGTGTATCAGTAGCATCTGGTACAGAGGATTACCGAAGAAAAAGGCAATTTAACACTTATGAGCAGGCTATTCTCAATTGTGAGGATGACAG aTTTGAGTTGGACATGCtcataaaaaatttagaagctGCAATTGAGCGTGTACATGAGTTACTGGAAAAGCAACATGCTCATTTCAGAATTGAAGACCACCTGACAG CTATGAATTTAAGGTGCATTGAGCTCATTTATGGAAATTGCGGGCTTCGTATAATAGATCTGCTGCTTGAAAAGCCAGATCGCTGTTTACCAGTAATTGTAAAACGTCTTCAACAGAAGCACGACGAATGGGTCGATTGTCGGACCAGATTCAACAAAGGCTGGGCAGATGTTTATACAAAGTACTATCAGAGATCTCTTGACCACCATAGCTCCCGCTTTAACCAAAGAGATGCAAAATGTTTGAGCCACTTGGAAAATATTATGGAGGATTGTTGTATATAA